A genomic window from Lutra lutra chromosome 17, mLutLut1.2, whole genome shotgun sequence includes:
- the CATSPERG gene encoding cation channel sperm-associated auxiliary subunit gamma isoform X1, with protein sequence MSRGGATGGCSSHVARCPAMYPVGPAWPRLRILRALWALLAVLLASWRLWAFQDIQECTWQVVLNKFETVGKNGMSDRFFHQQPVATLDSVFSPLVDAPTDQGEKYLSFPYYLKINYSCNGESSEAQVRKGHLTGLKPVVLVTFQSPVNFHHWKIEHLQIQMEAAPFRSEEQCTAEQVCVMSWYTPMPIKNGSVLMRVDVSSNGLGPFIPMKRFQVNINGFLQTQQDNTLHFTVGNEIFDLIPRYFMNVPSRPLWYTVDQAPVLILGGIPEEKSVLLTDTSFKDSFLVELNIDSCWVGSFYCPQAIFTATIYDAIATESTLFIRQNQLVYYFTGTYLTLHESNHGSGSWVRVLANECIKSLCPVHFHSNGSEYVMALTSGKREGYVHFGTITDGHVSFQVLPKHRSVCEGIQVFNCSITWAVFIAGDYILLMLVEIQDPTTRSYFQVVSYDLVSDNLVILYTIPEFIPDARGLEFLMILGTESYTNFTMVPKGMFYNPYNNLLFIWGNFLLQSYNNENFIYLADFPKDQSIKYLVNSFHGETAIVTETEEIWYLLEGSYRMYRLFPSKAWEVHVSLQVMQQSSFYTRIETMVTLFYEDHQLYQLVYLMNGGQGRLVKRLVPVEQLLMYQQPGSHYLLERRGNHLMLSFTNFCPFTVMRLRDLPDPQIYTRQERYRAHPPRVLEPSGFHDQNSLAVYQGLVYYLLFLHSKYHKPYADPVHDSTWRWWKNKKVDQDYYFYLASNLQSASNVYIDMASYEKIYDLKAEHELPESIYLDKGTSYGFSIFVTVRGHSLEFQPERVLTTLELRSKVDLGVVLADADCIEVVVNQKVLINRNSVLFWVTLHDKRSCFDQGLSGHHLMKTSVLVKVVGAVGHCFQNTHRGLHMQGNLMIPLLIGCPPGKRLAFDITYTVEYNRLQNKHYFDCVHVDPEMPCFLFRDTFYPFFLIQDLVTGESGSFQGSYVFKVVGGGPTMDTVIEYSEEEIYRFNSPLDKTNSLIWTTKNTTTTKDLAFNIMTHQSLGIEWLCLENSPCHDTIPHSIFAPEFFFKVLVSNRGVDKSTYCDHQLIFLLHIHGLPLSAKRALFILMVSFIVFIGLVTLYIIFCLLLTPMVKACNILRWKINNIITSESYYTYKSSSRIFSGTSGTKSRASSSVSSKVVEGNQEVPEEPSEKQSIT encoded by the exons ATGAGTAGGGGCGGGGCTACAGGAGGCT GTTCGAGTCACGTTGCACGCTGCCCCGCGATGTACCCTGTTGGCCCTGCGTGGCCGAGACTCCGAATTCTGCGGGCGCTGTGGGCACTACTGGCGGTACTATTGGCATCGTGGAGGCTGTGGGCGTTCCAGGATATCCAGGAGTGCACCTGGCAGGTTGTCCTGAACAAGTTCGAGACGGTAGGCAAGAATGGCATGAGCGACCGTTTCTTCCATCAACAGCCCGTGGCGACACTGGACAGTGTGTTCAGCCCGCTGGTGGATGCACCCACCGAccagggagag AAATACCTGAGCTTCCCATACTACCTAAAGATCAACTACTCCTGCAATGGAGAG TCCTCCGAGGCCCAGGTCCGCAAGGGCCACCTGACGGGGCTGAAGCCCGTGGTGCTGGTGACCTTCCAGTCCCCAGTCAATTTCCATCACTGGAAGATAGAACACCTGCAGATCCAGATGGAGGCAGCCCCCTTCCGCAGCGAAG AGCAGTGCACCGCAGAGCAGGTGTGTGTCATGAGCTGGTACACGCCCATGCCCATCAAGAACGGCAGCGTGCTCATGCGCGTGGATGTCAGCAGCAACGGCCTGGGGCCCTTCATTCCCATGAAAAG GTTTCAGGTGAACATCAACGGCTTCCTGCAGACACAGCAGGACAACACCCTCCACTTCACTGTGGGAAATGAG ATCTTCGATCTCATACCCCGGTACTTCATGAACGTCCCGTCGAGGCCCCTGTGGTACACTGTGGACCAGGCACCGGTGCTCATCCTGGGGGGCATCCCTGAAGAGAAGTCCGTCCTGCTGACTGACACCAGCTTCAAGGACTCCTTTCTTGTGGAG TTGAACATTGACAGTTGCTGGGTAGGCTCCTTCTACTGCCCTCAGGCCATTTTTACGGCTACCATCTATGACGCCATTGCCACCGAAAGCACTCTCTTCATCCGGCAGAACCAGCTGGTCTACTATTTTACAGGCACCTACCTTACCCTCCATGAAAGCAACCACGGCAGTG GGAGCTGGGTTCGTGTCCTGGCCAACGAGTGCATCAAGAGCCTGTGCCCAGTGCATTTCCATAGCAATGGCTCAGAGTACGTCATGGCCCTCACCTCTGGCAAGCGGGAAGGCTATGTTCACTTTGGGACCATCACAG ATGGCCACGTGTCCTTCCAGGTGCTGCCCAAGCATCGGTCTGTGTGCGAAGGGATACAAG TTTTCAACTGCTCCATAACCTGGGCCGTATTCATTGCTGGTGACTACATTCTCCTGATGCTGGTGGAGATCCAAGACCCCACCACCAGAAGTTATTTCCAGGTGGTCAGCTATGACTTGG TCAGTGATAACCTGGTGATCCTCTACACCATCCCGGAATTCATCCCTGATG CTCGAGGCCTGGAGTTTCTGATGATCCTAGGAACAGAGTCTTACACCAACTTCACGATGGTACCCAAGGGCATGTTCTACAACCCGTATAACAACCTGCTGTTCATCTGGGGCAACTTCCTCCTACAGAG CTACAACAATGAAAACTTCATCTACCTTGCGGATTTCCCCAAGGATCAGTCCATTAAGTACCTGGTCAACTCGTTCCATGGAGAAACAGCTATTGTCACAGAGACGGAGGAG ATCTGGTACCTCCTGGAGGGCAGCTACCGGATGTACAGGCTATTCCCATCCAAAGCCTGGGAGGTGCATGTCAGCCTACAGGTGATGCAACAGTCCTCTTTCTACACCCGCATTGAGACCATGGTCACCCTCTTCTACGAAGACCACCAACTGTACCAG CTGGTGTATCTCATGAATGGTGGGCAGGGCCGGCTTGTCAAGAGGCTTGTGCCTGTGGAGCAGCTCCTGATGTACCAGCAGCCGGGCAGTCACTACCTCTTGGAGCGACGGGG GAACCACCTGATGCTGTCCTTCACCAACTTCTGCCCCTTCACCGTGATGCGCTTGCGCGACCTGCCCGACCCGCAGATCTACACTCGCCAGGAGCGCTACCGGGCACACCCGCCCCGCGTGCTGGAGCCCTCGGGCTTCCACGACCAGAACTCGCTCGCCGTCTACCAGGGCCTCGTCTACTACCTGCTTTTTCTGCACTCCAAGTACCACAAG CCTTACGCGGACCCGGTGCACGACTCCACCTGGCGCTGGTGGAAGAACAAGAAAGTGGACCAG GATTACTACTTCTATCTGGCTAGCAACTTGCAGAGCGCGAGTAACGTGTACATTGACATGGCCAGCTATGAGAAGATCTACGACCTCAAGGCCGAGCACGAGCTGCCCGAGAGCATCTACCTGGACAAGGGCACCAGCTACGGCTTCTCCATCTTCGTGACCGTCCGCGGACACTCGTTAGAGTTCCAGCCCGAGCGCG TGCTCACCACCTTAGAGCTGCGCAGCAAAGTGGATCTGGGCGTGGTGCTGGCCGATGCAGACTGCATCGAGGTGGTGGTAAACCAGAAGGTCCTCATTAATCGCAACTCGGTGCTTTTCTGG GTTACGCTCCATGATAAAAGGTCTTGCTTTGATCAGGGCCTTAGTGGACATCACCTCATGAAGACCTCCGTGTTGGTCAAG GTGGTGGGCGCGGTTGGGCACTGCTTCCAGAACACACATCGGGGACTCCACATGCAA GGCAACTTGATGATTCCATTGCTCATTGGCTGTCCCCCAGGCAAGCGCCTGGCTTTCGACATCACCTACACGGTGGAGTACAACCGCCTGCAGAACAAACACTACTTTGACTGCGTGCACGTTGACCCCGAGATGCCCTGCTTCCTCTTCCGTGATA CCTTCTACCCTTTCTTCTTGATCCAAGACTTGGTGACAGGAGAGTCCGGCAGTTTTCAGGGCAG CTACGTGTTCAAGGTGGTAGGCGGTGGGCCCACGATGGACACTGTCATTGAATACAGCGAGGAGGAGATTTACCGCTTCAACAGCCCCTTGGACAA AACTAACAGCCTCATCTGGACCACCAAGAACACAACGACCACGAAGGACTTGGCCTTCAACATCATGACCCACCAGAGCTTGGGCATCGA GTGGCTGTGTCTGGAGAACTCCCCCTGCCATGACACCATTCCCCACAGCATCTTCGCCCCCGAGTTCTTCTTTAAGGTGTTGGTGAGCAACAG AGGTGTGGACAAGAGCACATACTGTGACCACCAGCTCATCTTCCTGTTGCATATCCATGGCCTCCCACTCAGTGCCAAGCGGGCCCTCTTTATCCTCATG GTGTCATTCATTGTGTTTATCGGCCTGGTGACCCTCTACATCATCTTTTGCCTCCTGCTGACCCCAATGGTGAAGGCCTGCAACATCCTCCGCTGGAAGATCAACAACATCATCACGTCAGAGTCCTACTACACCTACAAGTCCTCTTCTAGAATCTTCAGCGGGACATCTGGGACCAAATCCAGGGCCAGCTCCAGCGTCAGCTCCAAAGTGGTGGAGGGGAACCAGGAGGTCCCTGAGGAACCCTCGGAGAAGCAGTCTATTACCTGA
- the LOC125089428 gene encoding serine/arginine-rich splicing factor 4-like isoform X2: MEKGRERGEWGQKVSRSGGKVRIEKALTDKIAPAWNEKKVQGEEKARGEGKASGEERSRGKVRLSKENGRGSTRGRGEGQAREEQLSKDPGNRRMDKGRVEEQGPSPERGRGKEGKPTEELAPGEKQGRRQGKGRGVEKVWAPEPEKGEVRYRTRYQGRARARRKGRCEEKWGDGTRSGGGARCTCKCQCTTRENSRPGGNRWGTVKARNRIGDPVKSRGGMQSRGGAKTKYGARLRCEARRRGETRSRGVSRSNSRGGTWSKTRGGIQNRSRCSVWVKGEIWSRSGTRSKSRAGARSKSGGGARSKSKSKGKSKSKGGARSLSRGGARSRGWATRRNLVGYLKVAPGRSLAGRC, encoded by the exons ATGGAAAAGGGTCGTGAAAGGGGAGAGTGGGGCCAAAAGGTGTCGCGGTCCGGGGGAAAGGTGAGGATCGAGAAGGCGCTGACCGACAAGATAGCGCCCGCGTGGAACGAGAAAAAGGTGCAGGGCGAGGAGAAGGCGCGGGGCGAGGGGAAAGCCAGTGGCGAGGAGAGATCCCGAGGCAAAGTGAGGTTATCTAAGGAGAATGGGCGTGGTTCCACGAGGGGGCGAGGTGAGGGGCAGGCTCGAGAAGAACAGCTCTCCAAAGACCCGGGGAATAGGCGGATGGACAAGGGGCGGGTCGAAGAACAAGGACCAAGCCCGGAACGGGGGCGGGGCAAGGAAGGGAAGCCGACCGAGGAGCTTGCTCCGGGCGAGAAACAGGGGCGGAGACAGGGAAAGGGGCGGGGCGTGGAGAAAGTCTGGGCTCCGGAACCCGAGAAGGGGGAGGTTAGATACAGGACCCGGTACCAGGGCAGGGCCCGGGCCAGGAGAAAGGGGAGATGCGAAGAGAAGTGGGGGGACGGGACAAGAAGTGGGGGCGGAGCCAGGTGCACGTGCAAGTGCCAGTGCACGACCAGAGAGAATAGCAGGCCTGGGGGAAATAGGTGGGGCACAGTCAAAGCCAGAAACAGAATCGGAGACCCGGTGAAGAGTAGGGGCGGGATGCAGAGCAGAGGCGGAGCAAAGACCAAGTATGGGGCCAGGTTAAGGTGTGAGGCGAGGAGGCGGGGCGAAACTAGGAGCAGGGGCGTGTCCAGGAGCAACAGTAGAGGAGGGACCTGGAGTAAAACTAGAGGCGGGATTCAGAATAGGAGCAGGTGCAGCGTCTGGGTCAAGGGCGAAATCTGGAGCAGAAGCGGAACCAGGAGCAAGAGCAGGGCGGGGGCCAGAAGCAAgagcgggggcggggccaggagcaA gagCAAGAGCAAGGGCAAGAGCAAGAGCAAAGGTGGAGCCAGAAGTCTGAGTAGAGGTGGGGCCAGGAGCAGGGGTTGGGCGACGCGCCGAAACTTGGTAGGCTATCTGAAGGTGGCTCCCGGGCGCAGTCTGGCTGGCAGGTGTTGA
- the LOC125089428 gene encoding serine/arginine-rich splicing factor 4-like isoform X1 → MEKGRERGEWGQKVSRSGGKVRIEKALTDKIAPAWNEKKVQGEEKARGEGKASGEERSRGKVRLSKENGRGSTRGRGEGQAREEQLSKDPGNRRMDKGRVEEQGPSPERGRGKEGKPTEELAPGEKQGRRQGKGRGVEKVWAPEPEKGEVRYRTRYQGRARARRKGRCEEKWGDGTRSGGGARCTCKCQCTTRENSRPGGNRWGTVKARNRIGDPVKSRGGMQSRGGAKTKYGARLRCEARRRGETRSRGVSRSNSRGGTWSKTRGGIQNRSRCSVWVKGEIWSRSGTRSKSRAGARSKSGGGARSKCRGGARSKSRSKSKGKSKSKGGARSLSRGGARSRGWATRRNLVGYLKVAPGRSLAGRC, encoded by the exons ATGGAAAAGGGTCGTGAAAGGGGAGAGTGGGGCCAAAAGGTGTCGCGGTCCGGGGGAAAGGTGAGGATCGAGAAGGCGCTGACCGACAAGATAGCGCCCGCGTGGAACGAGAAAAAGGTGCAGGGCGAGGAGAAGGCGCGGGGCGAGGGGAAAGCCAGTGGCGAGGAGAGATCCCGAGGCAAAGTGAGGTTATCTAAGGAGAATGGGCGTGGTTCCACGAGGGGGCGAGGTGAGGGGCAGGCTCGAGAAGAACAGCTCTCCAAAGACCCGGGGAATAGGCGGATGGACAAGGGGCGGGTCGAAGAACAAGGACCAAGCCCGGAACGGGGGCGGGGCAAGGAAGGGAAGCCGACCGAGGAGCTTGCTCCGGGCGAGAAACAGGGGCGGAGACAGGGAAAGGGGCGGGGCGTGGAGAAAGTCTGGGCTCCGGAACCCGAGAAGGGGGAGGTTAGATACAGGACCCGGTACCAGGGCAGGGCCCGGGCCAGGAGAAAGGGGAGATGCGAAGAGAAGTGGGGGGACGGGACAAGAAGTGGGGGCGGAGCCAGGTGCACGTGCAAGTGCCAGTGCACGACCAGAGAGAATAGCAGGCCTGGGGGAAATAGGTGGGGCACAGTCAAAGCCAGAAACAGAATCGGAGACCCGGTGAAGAGTAGGGGCGGGATGCAGAGCAGAGGCGGAGCAAAGACCAAGTATGGGGCCAGGTTAAGGTGTGAGGCGAGGAGGCGGGGCGAAACTAGGAGCAGGGGCGTGTCCAGGAGCAACAGTAGAGGAGGGACCTGGAGTAAAACTAGAGGCGGGATTCAGAATAGGAGCAGGTGCAGCGTCTGGGTCAAGGGCGAAATCTGGAGCAGAAGCGGAACCAGGAGCAAGAGCAGGGCGGGGGCCAGAAGCAAgagcgggggcggggccaggagcaAGTgcaggggcggggccaggagCAAGAG caggagCAAGAGCAAGGGCAAGAGCAAGAGCAAAGGTGGAGCCAGAAGTCTGAGTAGAGGTGGGGCCAGGAGCAGGGGTTGGGCGACGCGCCGAAACTTGGTAGGCTATCTGAAGGTGGCTCCCGGGCGCAGTCTGGCTGGCAGGTGTTGA